AAGCTGTTGAGAAAGTTTGCAGTGGTATACCCCTTGATGAAAAGTGGGCCAAACAGAAGGAAGAAGAACTTGGGAGGCTCTTTTATCGTGGTTTTACCAAGGGCTTCGTTCTGGAAGATCGTGATGTAACAAATCCGGCATACAGCTCGAGCCATGGAGTTCTTCTTGGAACAGTACAAAATTTAGTTTTCACAGAATCTTCGGCATCTCTCAAGTTAACACTTGAACATGATCTGGAAATGGGGGATGGAATCAGTATTCTCACAAAGCATCGAATGCTTGGTTCCTCGATAGGGGCAATTATGAAAGGATCTAAGGAAATCCTTTCGGCAAAACGTGGGGAAACAGTTTCCCTTTTGATTAGTCCCAGAACAGGAAAAGCCGTGGAAAAAGGCGATGAAGTCTATGTGACCACAGACTCTTCATTGCTCAAACAGCTTCAGGCAGTTGAGCTTCCAAAATTCCCAGTTGACATAGTTGTAGATGCACATCTTGACAGGGAACTGTCAATTTCAGTTTCTGAAGGTCATTCGCAGATCGAGCATGTATCTGATTATGTGGTCCATCCATCCAGAAAAGCTCCAACAGGTGAAGAACAAATATCCTCTATTATGGAAAGGCTGGGTGACACTCCCTATTCTGTTTCCAGTATCACAATAAATGCAGATGACAATATTTTCATCCCTCTTGGTGTGTTGACACAGGCTCGAAGGGATGCTTTTGATGCGCTTCTGGAAAATAAACTTTCGGCGTTTCAGAAGGAAGCCAAGTATCCTTTCTTTGATACCGAAAAATCCGATTCCCATGAAGTCAGTGACTCCCTGCTGTTAGCTGTGGAAGTTGGAAGCATTGATGCCTTGCTGGCTGCTCTTGAGAACGGAGCTGACATAATACATGTTCCAATATCTCTGTTCCCTGAAATACAGCAATTTGAAGTTGGAAGACTTTTGGAATCCAATAATGGAGTACCTGAGATTATTTTATCCCTTCCACCGATTATTCATGATTCTGAACAGGAGTCCGTTATCCAGCTGCTTTTGGAAGCAAAGAAATACGGATTCTCTGTAGAGTGTTCTGATCTTGGTTCCCTTAAGCTTGCAGAAGATTTGGGATTGTCTTTTGTGGCTTCCAAATCTCTCAACACTTTTAATTCACTTTCAGTTACGACTCTGTCACAAAAAGGAGCTTTCAGGGTTGATGTCTCTCCTGAATTATCTGTTAAGGAAATACGGGAACTTTCAAGTGGTGTTGATCACGGCGCGGTGCAGCTTGAATCTGTGGCTTACGGAAGACAATTGATGTTTGTTACCGAACATGATCTACTGGCTCCTCTTGTAAAACAGGGATTTTATCGCAATGGAGTTTCTGCCTATCTCGTTGACAAAAAAGGTGACAGGTATCCTATAAGAAGATGGGGTACACGGACACTGTTGTATGATTCTCGTGTAATCAACATGTCTGGAAAGTTGAGGGACTTGCAGGAAGCAGGAATATCTGTAATTCGCCTTGAGCTTGGAAGCGATGGTCAGAAAAAAGTAGCAAATCTCGTGACTACTTACAGGGAAGCTCTGGACAGGTTATCCAGTGCAACTTCTTCAGGTTCAACACAGCATTTTACTGGTCACTATTTCGAAGAAGTCTAAGACGGAATTTCAAATTTAATTGAAATAGGAAGTCTTATATATGGTGTTTCAAATAATCTTGAAACACAGGTGAACGTCGAAATGGCAGATCAATATTTGATTGACCTCATAAACGTAGGTCTTGGAGCACTTCAGGAGTATCTCGCACTTCATGTACTTCTCTGCCTCGTTCCTGCTTTTTTCCTTGCAGGTGCCATAGCATCTCTTTTCTCAAAAGAATCTGTCCTTAAGTTCTTTGGCAGTGATACTCCAAAATACATCTCCTATCCGGTAGCTGCAGTTTCGGGTTGTATGCTTGCGGTTTGCAGTTGTACAGTTCTTCCCCTCTTTGCTGGCATTTTCCGTCGTGGCGCTGGAATTGGTCCGGCAACAACTTTCCTGTTTTCAGCTCCTGCCATTAATATTCTGGCAATAGTGTACACAGCTAAGATACTGGGTTATGATCTGGGAATTGCCAGGGCTGCGATTGCAATTTCTTTTTCTGTAGTCATAGGAATAACGATGGCTGCTATTTTCGAAAGAAAAGTATCGAAGAAAGAAGGATTGGTGGCTTTTGGTGATGAAAAGCACAAATATAGCGTATATCTGTTCATCTTACTACTTGCGATTCTTGTGCTTCCGGAATTCATTAGCGACTGGAGATTGCTGGCTGCACTTGAAATCCCATTGGTACTTATTACGATCTCATTGTCTTTCAAATGGTTCTCAAGGGAAGAACTTGAAAGCTGGATGTCTGAAACATGGTTCCTTGTGAAACAAATTACACCCCTCCTTCTTGTAGGTGTTTTTGCCGCAGGAATTATTGTTGAACTCCTTCCGGCAGAATATGTTGTTGCAGTGGTGGGAAGTGATTCATTTTTCTCCAATTTTGTCGCATCCGTTGCCGCTGCATTGATGTATTTCTCAACTCTTACTGAAGTT
The window above is part of the Methanohalophilus levihalophilus genome. Proteins encoded here:
- a CDS encoding DUF3656 domain-containing U32 family peptidase → MKNNSEYPVCKQRPEILAPAGDMTALIGAIKGGADAVYLGVGEFNARQGASNFSEKQLEDAIELAHSYGLSIYLALNIPIKQNELQEALDLVDDAYAMGIDAIIMRDIGLISHVHTLYPDLPIHASTQMTVHNTAGVKSLEELGVKRAIVARELNTSELDAIVHNSNIGIEIFVHGALCYSYSGQCLFSSFTTGRSANRGACAQPCRWKFDLVIDGKKCNQEIGGSYPISCAELCTLGDIGDIVKTGICSLKIEGRMKKSGYVTAASSAYREAVEKVCSGIPLDEKWAKQKEEELGRLFYRGFTKGFVLEDRDVTNPAYSSSHGVLLGTVQNLVFTESSASLKLTLEHDLEMGDGISILTKHRMLGSSIGAIMKGSKEILSAKRGETVSLLISPRTGKAVEKGDEVYVTTDSSLLKQLQAVELPKFPVDIVVDAHLDRELSISVSEGHSQIEHVSDYVVHPSRKAPTGEEQISSIMERLGDTPYSVSSITINADDNIFIPLGVLTQARRDAFDALLENKLSAFQKEAKYPFFDTEKSDSHEVSDSLLLAVEVGSIDALLAALENGADIIHVPISLFPEIQQFEVGRLLESNNGVPEIILSLPPIIHDSEQESVIQLLLEAKKYGFSVECSDLGSLKLAEDLGLSFVASKSLNTFNSLSVTTLSQKGAFRVDVSPELSVKEIRELSSGVDHGAVQLESVAYGRQLMFVTEHDLLAPLVKQGFYRNGVSAYLVDKKGDRYPIRRWGTRTLLYDSRVINMSGKLRDLQEAGISVIRLELGSDGQKKVANLVTTYREALDRLSSATSSGSTQHFTGHYFEEV
- a CDS encoding permease — translated: MADQYLIDLINVGLGALQEYLALHVLLCLVPAFFLAGAIASLFSKESVLKFFGSDTPKYISYPVAAVSGCMLAVCSCTVLPLFAGIFRRGAGIGPATTFLFSAPAINILAIVYTAKILGYDLGIARAAIAISFSVVIGITMAAIFERKVSKKEGLVAFGDEKHKYSVYLFILLLAILVLPEFISDWRLLAALEIPLVLITISLSFKWFSREELESWMSETWFLVKQITPLLLVGVFAAGIIVELLPAEYVVAVVGSDSFFSNFVASVAAALMYFSTLTEVPIISALTELGMGRGPALAMLLAGPALSLPNMIVISRIMGIRKGFVYITLVVLVASIAGFAFARLWLA